Proteins found in one Diorhabda sublineata isolate icDioSubl1.1 chromosome 9, icDioSubl1.1, whole genome shotgun sequence genomic segment:
- the LOC130448555 gene encoding piggyBac transposable element-derived protein 4-like, translating into MDSWEKDQARLLKIVEEMNSGSSNSESESDADSAENNNSDSEDDESTTDEEYEAPEEPENDETWHTNTTSIRNFSFDADAAGILLDIEENVSPIQVFEKIWDDQVMEMIIKSTNDYGIKLCNQARPHTRHSRKANFKNTDMIEMRKFLGLCLLQSQLKFSSIRKLFSIDALHYHPAFPSQMSGRRFEQILRCFCVEEENSNDPLRKIKIFLDLLIQKFANAYAPNEALSLDESLLLFRGRLYFRTYMKGKKAKYGIKFYELCSAQGYVLNIEVYKGHRENDENMTTIESLVMRLMQSYLNKGHHLFMDNYYNSLPLSNKLLSKKTHVTGTLRVNRKGLPQEITRRKLRKGEHVWRRQNQTYVSKWKDKRDVLCLTTAYHPSMINTANRQQQEKRKPIEIVNYNQNMSGVDRADQMMSYYSCPRKTIRWYKKVIFHLLDVAVWNSFYVFKEKTGSQMKYIEYREAIIRSLTGIDNKRDGRTLVQFKRAQIQTNEINNNGTQHFPEKISPTENYQRKTYFQRCKQCYKQGIRKETSYCCKNCMSKPALCPAPCFETWHTENNV; encoded by the coding sequence atggACAGTTGGGAAAAAGATCAGGCTAGGCTGCTGAAGATTGTTGAGGAAATGAATAGTGGATCAAGCAACAGTGAGTCTGAATCTGATGCTGACAGTGCTGAAAATAACAATTCGGATAGTGAAGATGATGAATCAACTACAGATGAGGAATATGAAGCACCAGAAGAACCAGAAAATGATGAGACATGGCATACCAATACAACATCTATAAGAAACTTTTCTTTTGATGCAGATGCCGCTGGGATTCTTTTGGATATAGAAGAAAATGTTTCTCCAATTcaggtttttgaaaaaatatgggatGACCAAGTAATGgaaatgattataaaatctACGAATGATTACGGCATAAAACTTTGCAATCAAGCACGGCCACATACAAGGCATAGTAGAAAggcaaatttcaaaaatactgaTATGATCGAAATGAGAAAGTTTTTAGGTTTGTGTTTGCTTCAGTCCCAGCTAAAATTCTCTAGCATTAGAAAACTCTTTTCCATTGATGCATTACATTACCACCCAGCATTTCCGTCACAAATGTCTGGAAGGAGGTTTGAGCAAATATTGAGGTGTTTTTGTGTTGAGGAAGAAAATTCAAACGACCctttgaggaaaataaaaatatttcttgatttgcTCATACAAAAGTTTGCGAATGCATATGCACCAAATGAAGCATTATCATTAGATGAATCGTTGTTATTATTTCGAGGAAGGCTTTATTTTCGCACGTACATGAAAGGCAAAAAGGCAAAATACGGAATTAAATTCTATGAACTTTGTTCAGCCCAAGGTTACGTTTTGAATATAGAAGTATACAAAGGCCATCGAGAAAACGATGAAAACATGACAACTATTGAAAGTCTTGTGATGCGATTGATGCAGTCATACTTAAACAAAGGCCATCATTTGTTCATGGATAATTATTACAACAGTCTACCATTGTCTAACAAATTACTTAGCAAAAAGACACATGTGACAGGAACTCTTCGTGTAAATAGGAAGGGTCTGCCACAAGAAATAACACGTCGTAAGCTTAGAAAAGGAGAACATGTATGGCGACGCCAAAATCAGACTTATGTGTCCAAATGGAAAGATAAACGGGATGTGCTATGTCTAACAACAGCTTACCACCCAAGCATGATAAACACAGCTAACCGGCAACAACAGGAAAAgagaaaaccaattgaaatagTGAATTATAATCAGAATATGTCAGGTGTAGACAGAGCAGATCAGATGATGTCCTATTATTCCTGTCCACGGAAGACAATTAGATGGTATAAAAAGGTAATCTTTCATCTACTGGATGTAGCAGTATGGAATTCTTTCTACGTCTTTAAAGAAAAGACAGGTTCTCAAATGAAGTATATAGAGTACAGGGAAGCAATCATACGATCTCTAACTGGTATAGACAATAAACGGGATGGAAGAACTTTGGTTCAATTTAAACGTGCACAAATCCAaaccaatgaaatcaacaacAATGGAACACAGCATTTTCCTGAGAAAATTTCACCTACTGAAAATTATCAgcgaaaaacatattttcagcgTTGTAAACAATGTTATAAACAGGGAATAAGGAAGGAAACATCATATTGCTGCAAGAATTGCATGTCAAAACCTGCACTGTGTCCTGCACCATGCTTTGAAACATGGCATACcgaaaataatgtataa
- the LOC130448681 gene encoding facilitated trehalose transporter Tret1-like — MFKCKHTSLLIVAAVNLLATTGDITTSWPSPVFPKLYSNDTRINPLPKPMTRTEESIIGSILSIGACIGPIFLNLIIHPFGYKKTLLSLAVPHFVSFLLLGFTKRIYYFYIARFLAGLSVGAGYSLFSVYVGDIADDEKRGRMVLVTNIFWSAGSLIPLAIGPYTSISNFNLILSYLPILYFILFLIVGAESPYYLMRMKKEEEAEATLMYIKGCDKKDVAAELQKISDFIESSKDAKLSDILTDKVLRKNLLLCCTLIATQELGGYSSILYHLELIFRYAESNIPADKAALIVGFVLFTSSFVAPFLVDVVGRRPLLITSCIGMGTSLALLGFFFHYHNTHAHVHVIRFVPLLSLVSYIISFNVGINTVPWTLVSELFPSKNKQAASSIATSFSWCITAIVTFSYNYLVTRLSIFGTFWLFAGWCFVSCFFCFFFVPETKGKSFTEVQRMLYKDSSVPKQEVF, encoded by the exons atgttcaaGTGCAAGCATACTTCATTATTGATAGTCGCTGCAG TGAATCTCCTGGCAACCACGGGCGATATAACAACGTCATGGCCGTCTCCGGTGTTTCCAAAACTATACTCGAACGATACAAGAATAAACCCTCTGCCAAAGCCAATGACAAGAACCGAAGAATCAATTATTGGATCTATTCTCAGTATAGGAGCATGTATCGGAccgatttttctcaatttgatcATCCATCCGTTCGGATATAAGAAAACTTTATTGTCTTTAGCCGTTCCGCattttgtgtcatttttattgttggGCTTTACCAAAcggatttattatttttacatagCTAGATTTTTAGCGGGGTTGTCAGTTGGTGCTGGTTATTCACTCTTTTCCGTCTACGTGGGAGATATAGCTGATGATGAAAAAAGAGGAAGAATGGTACTTGTTACTAACATATTTTGGTCGGCTGGAAGCCTTATACCACTCGCTATCGGACCTTATACATCcatatcaaatttcaatctGATTTTATCCTACTTACCAAttctatatttcatattatttttgatagtgGGTGCAGAGAGTCCCTACTATTTGATGCgaatgaaaaaagaagaagaggccGAAGCTACGTTGATGTATATAAAAGGATGTGATAAAAAAGATGTTGCGGcagaattgcaaaaaatttcCGATTTTATAGAATCAAGTAAAGACGCTAAATTGAGTGATATATTAACGGATAAGGTTTTGAGGAAAAATTTGTTACTTTGTTGTACGTTAATAGCAACACAAGAGCTCGGAGGATATTCGTCGATTTTGTATCATTTAGAATTGATTTTTCGATATGCCGAATCGAATATACCGGCAGATAAAGCAGCTCTGATAGTCGGTTTTGTTTTATTCACATCGAGTTTCGTTGCTCCTTTTTTGGTAGACGTCGTTGGAAGAAGGCCGTTACTTATTACTTCGTGTATTGGTATGGGAACCTCTTTAGCATTGTTAGGAttcttttttcattatcataatACTCATGCTCATGTTCACGTTATTAGATTCGTACCTCTATTGAGTTTGGTATCATATATTATAAGTTTCAATGTAGGTATTAATACCGTTCCGTGGACTTTGGTTTCCGAATTATTTCCTAGCAAAAATAAACAAGCTGCTTCTTCCATAGCGACCTCGTTTTCATGGTGTATTACGGCTATCGTTACATTCagttataattatttagttaCCAGATTAAGTATATTCGGAACATTCTGGCTTTTTGCTGGGTGGTGTTTTGTCAgttgttttttctgttttttcttcgTGCCTGAAACTAAAGGTAAAAGTTTTACCGAAGTTCAAAGAATGTTATATAAGGATTCCTCTGTACCTAAACAAGAAGTATTCTAA